The sequence ACGACGAAGGCGAGAATGAGAATGCTCTCGCCCATGCCCACCTGCACGGCGAGGAGGGGACCGAGCATCGCGCCGGCGAGCGCACACAGCGCGGCCCCGATCGCGAAGACGGCCGTGAACACCACACTCACGCGAACACCCATCACGCGCGCCATTTCACGGTTGGAAGCACCGGCGCGCACGAGCATGCCGAGCTTCGTCCTGGCAACCAGCAGGTACAGCAGCACGGCGACAGCGACGCCCACGCCGATGATCATGAGGCGGTAGGCTGGATAGACGAGACCTCCGCCCAGTTCGACCGGACCCGCCAGCGCGGCCGGCATGTCGATGGACAGCGCCTCCGGCCCCCAGATCATCCGGACGGCCTCGTTGCTCATGAGGATGAGCCCGAAGGTCGCGAGCACCTGGTGCAGGTGATCACGCTGGTACAGCCGCCGCAACAGCGTGAGTTCGAGCAGGACACCAACCACGGCGGTCCCCGCCATGGCCCCGATGACCGCAATCACGAACGAACCCGATGCGGCGGCAATGGTCGCGGCGAGATAGGCGCCGACCATGTACAGCGAGCCGTGGGCGAGATTGA is a genomic window of Betaproteobacteria bacterium containing:
- a CDS encoding branched-chain amino acid ABC transporter permease; protein product: MDVVLIFEQSLNGLQFGLMLFLLAAGLTLVFGIMDMINLAHGSLYMVGAYLAATIAAASGSFVIAVIGAMAGTAVVGVLLELTLLRRLYQRDHLHQVLATFGLILMSNEAVRMIWGPEALSIDMPAALAGPVELGGGLVYPAYRLMIIGVGVAVAVLLYLLVARTKLGMLVRAGASNREMARVMGVRVSVVFTAVFAIGAALCALAGAMLGPLLAVQVGMGESILILAFVVIVIGGIGSVRGAFVGALLVGTVDTIGRTFLPMSLRAVLPPQIAGTLGPALASILIYVLMAAVLFWRPRGLFPARG